TCAAATCTAAGATCCTATTGATTACAAACTCATAATTATTCTGTGTACCactgagagagaggaaaaaaaagcccCAGCTGGGGCACTGAAAAGCAGATATTCACATGAAACTGGGACATTTCAGTGTTGTAAACTAGAAATATACCTACCACATAAAACAAGCCCACAAGAAAATCTGCATGTCTAACCTTGACATTAGGTAGAGGTAAGGGAAAAAAACACTCTAACTTTAAACTTTAAGTTGGTACTCATGCAGATGCATGAAACGGCTTCGTAACTACAactaaaaccaaaaaattagcaaatagaGAATTTAATCCCATGTTCTCTGGCTACAAGTTCCTCAAGTGAACCAAGTGCAAATACCCACTGGAAGAACTGTACTTCAAGCCAGGTCAACGGCAACTTAAAAACCACCACTGACTGTAAGATGACCTCAGATTTCAGAATACTGAAATGTGACCATATGTCTTAGAGCAAATTAAATAAACAGCAGGCtaagtttttattatagaaattgaAAGCGTCACCTGGAGGTGCAGGGGGAGGTAGCCTTGGTGGGGGTCCACGAGGAGGGGGACCAGGAGGCAGACCTGGAGGTGGACCTGGGGGAGGGCCAGGGGGTCGGCCTGGTGGTGGTCCTGGAGGTAAAAGTCGGGGTAAGGGCCCTCGGAGTCCTGGCATTCCAGGTGGTCTCAGGAATGGAGGAGCtcctgaaaagagaaaaatgataaatgtcaCACAAATGTACACTAAGTAATAATTATGGCTTAAAAGTAACTCAAATATGGTTTGACTTTAACCTGAAATCAGATTAACTTCAAGAAGTTAATGAAACATACATGGAAACagaattcattcaataaatatctgagtacagccgggcatggtggctcatgcctgtaatcccagcactttgggaggctgaagtgggtggatcacaaggtcaggagttcaagaccatcctggccaagatggtgaaaccccatctctactaaaaatacataaaaattagccgggcatggtggcagacacctgtaatccccgctactcgggaggctgaggcaggagaatggtgtgaacccgggaggcggagcttgtagtgagctgagattgcgccattgcactccagcctgggtgacagaacgagaccccgtcttgaaaaaaaaaatatatctgagCACCAGAAAAATGGTACTGGATTTGTTGTGgatcttttcactttatttcccAACACTGACAAAAAGCATACTCAATCACAGCTCCACAATGTTGGAAATATACAAAGGTGATAAGAATTCTTAAATGGTTCCAGTATAAGCTGAAAATGGAATATAAAACACAATGCTTTAAGGACCCCTTGAAACTCATGAATATATAGACAAAGACCACTAAGAATGACATAAAATAGGTAACTTTGCTTTGCACCAATCGGAAAATGATTAGCTCAACTAAAGAAAACTTAGTAGGCTGACAATAGGATGAAGGACTAAAATCACAAATAGCTGAAAAGTTCTCTGTTGCTTCATTtcataaataatctttttatacTTTCAAGCTGAACACTTAATAAACAGACTAATCACCTTTGCCTCTAAAAAAGAACTACAACTAAAAAACTATGGAGATTACACTGACATTCAACATTCCTAACCTAAGAACACAAGACATTATTAACTGTGTCTTACTCCCACCTGCTGCCAATTTAGAGCTAGGTCAACCTATCATACTAAAAAGCAATACTAAAGAAAACCTCCATTACATGTTCAAGTTTCTGTCTGCTGTAATAAGAAAAACTGTGAAAACAAGAGTGCTCTGGAGAAAAACAGGTGGCTGTCAGTAGAACTATGAGTTGCAAACAATGGTTTGGGAATGAACAAGCTTTACTTGTCCTTTGAGAATCCTTCACATCTTAAGAGAATCCAATTAGGAGGAAACAAGAAAACATGAACACTAACAACACATAGTATTTTTTGGAATGACTTCATTCTAACCTCATTTAAACTTTATTCACATTATGTAAGTGTTTACCTGGAGGTGGACCAGGAGGAAGGCCTGTAGGTGGCCCAGGAGGCCGTAATGGTGGAGCAGGTGGTGGTCCAAGAGGTGGTGGTCCTGGCATGGGAGGTGCTTGTATCTGAGAAGGAGGAACAGACTGCGGCGGAGCCTGCTGCTGTGAAGAAGCAGTGGATGTGCCATCAGAATGGGATTCCTCTTTATGCTGCTTTTGTGATTGCTTTTCTGCTTCAGAGTCATCAGAATCATCTTCATCATCGTCCTCTGAAAATTCCTCTACTTCCCGTCCCTCCTCAGGGATTTCTTGacctgaaagaaattttaaacccAGTAAATGGAGTTGATTCATTTTCTTACAGTTTGGAGAACAGCAATGACTGAATACACATGGTTAATAAATGtgttctcaaaattaaaaaccaaatagtcttcttcaataaaatacttagatGTGAAAGAAATAACATTCTACTCATCTATGTTAATGCAGCATAGTGGAATGAACTCAGGCTTTAAAACCAGACAGACCAATATTTAAATGCCAGCCCCACCATTTACTTGCTGTGTAACTTTAGGCAGCCTATATAATGGTTCCAAACCTTATTTTTGTAAAACAAGGACTTATTACTTACTTGAAGGTTGCTGAGATACTTAATGGAAAAACGTATGTAAAGTAATTAGCGTGAGGATACACCAAAAGGTGATTCACTATTTTTTCCCTGCCTCACCTGCCATACGAAGCATCATGGCTTGAAGAGGAGTCAGTTCCTtcatgttcttctttttcttccttgatttTCCAGGCATATCTGCAAACCGTACACTCAGACCTAAGGGGACAAAGGAGGGAGTGGAGTAGATTGGCATCAACaaaattcagtaaatgtttactaCGTAGCACTATAAAGTACTAGATATGATTGCTACCCACTACTTGGCAGAGGTGCAGGATGAGATAGCTATACTAATGATACGAACACCCagataaaaacaattttcaagaaaatataaattactaaAGTTGGCCAAAGAAGTGATAAGCCCAGAATATACAAAACTTAAATGGTAGTTGAAGATCTACTCCTTAAAGGCTACAAATAATATTAGGAGGAAATTCAGCCAAACATTAAGTTACAGAAATCTGATAAAGAGCATAGGAAAAGATGAAATGTTACCCAACTCATGAAACTAGCCTAACCATGATACCAAAATTCATCTACTGGCCAACATAAAATATAAGCAAGttacacatgtttatagcagcacaatttgctattgcaaaaatatgaaactaaTTTAAATGTCATCAACCAACcagtggttaaagaaaatgtggtatatatccaccatggaatactactcagccataaaatggaacaaaataatggcctttacagcaacctggatgaagtTGGAGgcaattaagtgaaataattcaggaatgaaaaatcaaatattgtatgctctcacttataagtgggagctaagatatgaggatgcaaaagcctaagaatgatacaatggactttggggactcagtggggaagggtgggaggggagtgagggaaagGAGACTACAAACTGGGTACAGTATATACACTACTTGGGTGAGGGatgcatcaaaatctcagaaatcaccattaaagaactcatccatgtaaccaaacacaacctgttctccaaaaactatcaaaattaaaatttacaaaaaggaaaaaaaatataagcAAGTTGAATCCAAGTGTTCTAAAAGCCAGCAATCTAATTCactaaagaacttaaaaaaaaacaaaaaaagttacatCCCAACAGAtacctaaaaaatatttatgattaaaaaaaacctaTTAGCAAGCTAAGAATAAAAAGAACTTAACTGACAAAAGCTATCCATTAGACACTGGATAGGAGTATTTTTAGTTGGTAAACATTTTAGGAGAATAGTTCCATGTGAACAGAACTTTAGTTTTGTTTACCCTGTATCCTTAGTGCCTAGAAAAAATGCCGTATAtagtaaaaactcaataaatattagctgagtGAATATCAACTCAGAGTTGGGACGGCCATTTTCAGAACATGTGTGTTGAtgagaatatataagaaaaatctGGCTGggtcggtggctcatgcctgtattcccagcactttgggaggccgaggggggcagatcacctgtggtgaggagttcgaaaccagcctggccaacacggtgaaaccctgtctctactaaaaatacaaaaattagctgggtgtggtggcgggtgcctgtaatcccagctacttgggagactgaggcaggagaatcgcttgaacctaggagatggaggttgcagtgagctgagattgtgccattgcactccaacctgggcgacaagagtgagattgtctcaaaaaaaaaaaggaaaagaagaaaaaaaatctgtaggcagaataaaaggaaaagaaggcaaGAGACCACACAGACCCAGAAAAAAATGGAGCTGCCATGGCTCTAATGGCTTTCTACTTTCCAGTACTAGTTCCTACCTAATAGTCCTCTATAATAATCTTTCATTACCAGCTCTATCATTTTTAACCagcttttttgttcttgcaaccATGATTCTTAAGACACAGCAGGAGAAAAATTTGTCattatcaatattaatattacatagtattatataaatattctgtTGTAGGCCACATAAACAATCCCAAAAGAAGCTCCAAAATTGCTGAGGTTTGACAGAATTGGTGTGCATTTTCCACTGTCAGTACCCATTATGATGCTTAAAATTTTCTTGACAAATGtcctatttgaattttttaataatcaaataaacacacacattataGATATGTTTCATGATTCCACTCATGAGTGTACCTGGGTTATAATTATGATCCTGGTTCATGTAAGATACCATAAAAGGGCTTCAAAGGTAGATATTTAAACTGATTTATAAAATACAACATCAATGTTTTTCTTAATATGGctactctcctttctttcctgtaaCATACCCATAATAATACGTTTATGCTGTTGAATAGTTATACCTTTTACCCCAAAGTGAACTTTATTACATAGACATTTTTATTACATACAGTTTAATGTTTTTCCTCATAAACATCCACTGAGTACTTACTGTGtcaaaaactttcaaaattttaatatataagatGAACACAGCTATGATCCCAACTTCCAAAGATTTCAGAGTACTCTCACAGATTCATTAATAAATTAGGACCTTCagcttgttttctctttattgatCAATACCATGAATCCTTCATCTGCACATAcctgacttcttttcttcattgttgTCTCTCTCACCATCATCACGGTGCACAAATTCATCCCCGTCACTTTCTCCATCTGATTTGTCGGTGTCACTGTCATCAGTACTGTCATCATGCTTATCTTGATCCATGTCCTCAGGATAGCCATCATCTTCACTGGTGCTAGAAACATCATCATCATGACCTCGCTGGGCTGAGAAGTGGGAAGGGAACATGGAGAAGTAGTATGATTGGACCCTCCACTACATGGTAcccagaaatacagaaaattatgcTATTCAACTCAGACTGTAACAACTTaattcttaccaaaaaaaaaaaaaaaaattcttgtataTATAGCTACTCATACAGTCTAACAAAATTTTCCTTTGCCAATAATTTTAAACACTTCTTTTTggtaatttaagattttttaaaaaagaggttctAATTTGAAAACCCATTTCCTCCTTTAGCAACAATCATgtttgtatacacatacacagtcaGTGAATGTATACAATGACGCTCTAGTCTGATGACAATAAAGCTAAAAGGGAACCAGATATACAAGTCTTAAAGGATTAGCAGCAAGAGTGATGACATCTCCAGGAAAAGCCTAATTTAAAACACGATAAACATTTCTATACTTATGTATGATGCTTTTACTTGAGAAGATCCTAGGATTTATCCAACTGTATGTATATTAGTTATGTACATGATATCCTCTCATTTACTTTCTAAGTTCTGAGGGTGGTGAACAATATGTTAAACAGGGCCAACATAAAAAATGATAGttataaaagcaaaagaacagTCACTTCTCACCAAGTTCAGGACTATATAACATGTCTTCATCTCGCCTACGAGGGGGAAGATCTAGGGCAAAACCCACTTTACGGCCATACATCTGCACGACTTGAGGAGGAGGTGGACCAGGGGGAGGGCCAGGAGGTTTTCTGCCAGGGGGCAAACGTGGAACACCATGTCCAAGAAGAGGAAGGATAGAAACTGCCCGAGTTGGaggtctgttaaaaaaaaaacaaaaacaaaaaaaaccccacagtaaTCACTTAACAGTaatgagatatttattttctcttctaaacAATTTCAAGGGatttcttattttacatttaatcaaATGTCACACTGTTTACATCCATATTGTCTTTTATTTCCCTCCGCATTAATTTTGGCACTGGACAGTCAACTTGTGCCTTTTCTAAATGCTCTGATTGTGACACTGCTTCCTTACCCATAGGCTGAGGTTTTCTTTAGGATAGAGGGTGGCTGGGCACCAGGAAGTGGAATGTCCTGGATCAAAATGTTGGAAGGAGCATGTGGCATATCTGGCAAAGGAATACTCTCCACTTCCACATGCTGAGCATTCTGAAACAGAGAGAACCATTCAGTAGTATGATAAAAAAGTCATCTACTAACTAAACACTAAAAATGACAAGTCAGCTGTTTCGTAACTTGGACATGCTTTCCAACTAACATAAATATCACCAAAAACCCCCACAAAAATAACCTTACGTCAATACTTCCACATTgtcaaagaactgaaagaaatctTTACTTCTAAAAACGTCAgaacccagctgttttttttctcctcttatcAGGTAATTCTTTTTGGATGATTCGAAACAGCTGTTGTCTAGAGAAAGCCAACTGTTACAAGTATCTAGCACCAGAGCTACCCTATTTAATATGCAGGGTGATAGAAAAATACAtgtcaggctgggcgtggtagctcacacctgtaatccgagcattttgggaggctgaggcaggtcgatcacaaggtcaggagtttgagaccagcctggccaatatggtgaaactccatctctaataaaactacaaaaattagccagttgtggtggcgtgtgcctgtagtccagctactcaggaggctgagggaggagaattgcttgaacctgggaggcagaggttgcagtgagccaagatggtgccactgcactccagcttgggcaacagagtgagactcggtctcaaaaacaaaaaataaacaaaaaaaagaaaaataatatatgtcaACTAACAAATAGTATATATCCAGTGGTGGAGGTTGGGCTCATTAGCTTGCCTATGTTGAATTTCTGTTGTGTATTAGCTTAGTTTGACTAAGCAAGGTAACCTGtgccttcatctgtaaaatgggagacaTATTACCTCCTTTACAGAAATTATAGCATTTGattttttcccatctttatttTGAGGTAAAACTTACGAAATGTACAAATTCagtaagttttgacaaatgcatatacCTCATACTCCTTCCCAATCCATCTCTAATATCATCCCCCAAGGCAACCacggctacatttttttttcctgcacagATTATGTGTGACTATTCTagaatttcataaaaatgaaatcataacaaTGAGATAAACttagcatgtttttgagatttactcacaatttttctttttttattccatgCTGTTTTATTAGATTattccttttattgctgaataacaataaaatttgtataaatatgctACAGTTTAATGATCCATTATCCTATTAGTGAACACTTAGGCTGATCCAAGTTTTTGAATTAATTTCTTCTGTTTAAATAAAGAGGATTAGATTTGCAGGTTCACACAGTAGGTGTATGTTTAGTTTTAGAAGAAACTGCTATAAGGAAGAGGTTCAACATGACATTCTCCCATCAACTTTTTAAATCTAAGTATAggctgagcatccctaatctgaaaatctaaaatgctccaaaatcctaaaCTTTTTGACTCCCATATGATGCCATGGTGGAAAAATCCACACCTGACCTAATGTGATGGGTCGTagttttgtttcatgcacaaaatttataaaattatcttcaggctatgtgtatatgaaacataaatttcATGCTTAGACTAGGGTTCCATCcccaaaatatatgcaaatatacacaaaaacaaaacaaaacattaaaaaaacccaacaaccctaaatccaaaacatttctggtcccaagcactttgcataagggatactcaatctgtataatattttagtttatctctcaaaaaaaaaaccttgattaCCTTGACAGCATCAAAATATTGGCTAAGTTGAGCCCTCTTCTGTTCATATTCTACTTCTAGCTTTCTCAATTCTTTGTAAATATCTGGATTCTCTTTTTCATAGAGTCGTAGAATACGTTCAAAGGTTTCACGCAGCTTTTTACGCTTGTCTTTCAGTACTTTCTCATTTAATTGTGGCTGTTGCACTGGATTAAACTCTAAGAGAAAAAGTAGATTATGGAATTAAATATAAGAGGCCACTTCAATTAGGTATCAATAGGTTACATGATAAAAACCTCCATATatgctaaaaaatttttaagagatcTAGACACCAGACATactcttttcaattttattcgAAGAActacaatatttattaaaatcccCACCCTTTTTAGATGGCCACTAATTTTACCTTTCTCAGAAATGCCACCTAATTGACTTTCATCTTCATtgtaataaaaatcaattttcacTGCTCTGTGCTGAAAACCTGGTGAAGATTCTGTCAGATTTGTGTTTACCTACTACATTAGTCCTGTCAAATTTTGAGATCTTAAGCATTTTACTTGAATTCTCTGATTTTTTGCttcctcatctaaaaaatggAGACGTTAATCACTTTGTAATAAAGCTATGATGATACAATgggattacaaataaaatatccaGTGGTGTTTGACTCACCACTTAACTATAATCTTTATAACAGATCCGTATTCCTGGCCTAGCTACTATACAATCCTTTCTCTCCCTAACTAATCATGTGTCAATATGGGGCTTAACTGCAGGTCCTCTATCCCAAGAATAAGACCTCCAGGCCTGCCTGGTCAATCATATCCCCCCATCTTCCTTTTTAGTGAATGACTCAGAGATCAATTAGCACATGATCCAAACTGGGACCAGAACATTCCCTGAGATTTTAAATGTAGATGTGAGAGAGATAAGCTCTCAGATTTTCTTTCTGAATGTGTTATGTAGAGAGAAAACAAACCTAGAGCTGCCTGTGGCCTTGTCTCTCAATCATCACTAATTACACACATATATTCCACCTTCTATCCCAAGGAGTTCATTAGTAGTAAGCTGAATGAGGCTAACAGACATCAGACTAGACAGATGGACAGTACTGATGATGAGACTGGATTTTGAGGCTAGTTTCTCTCAGggatttctcatcttttttttatgTTAAGACTTCTTAATTAAGACAGCCAATGCATGCTTTTTTCTGCCTTAACTAGTCTGTATTGAGTTTTATAAATTGTAACTAGACCCCTGATGAATAGTATTCTCTTCacccctttcctttttcttaaaagaataacAAGTTTATCTTCTTCCTTAAATCCTATTAACTATTATTAATCTTGGCAATTTATTCAAATCCAGAGGGCGTATTCTTACACCATACTAATCCTAGTGTG
The Pan troglodytes isolate AG18354 chromosome 10, NHGRI_mPanTro3-v2.0_pri, whole genome shotgun sequence genome window above contains:
- the WBP11 gene encoding WW domain-binding protein 11, whose product is MGRRSTSSTKSGKFMNPTDQARKEARKRELKKNKKQRMMVRAAVLKMKDPKQIIRDMEKLDEMEFNPVQQPQLNEKVLKDKRKKLRETFERILRLYEKENPDIYKELRKLEVEYEQKRAQLSQYFDAVKNAQHVEVESIPLPDMPHAPSNILIQDIPLPGAQPPSILKKTSAYGPPTRAVSILPLLGHGVPRLPPGRKPPGPPPGPPPPQVVQMYGRKVGFALDLPPRRRDEDMLYSPELAQRGHDDDVSSTSEDDGYPEDMDQDKHDDSTDDSDTDKSDGESDGDEFVHRDDGERDNNEEKKSGLSVRFADMPGKSRKKKKNMKELTPLQAMMLRMAGQEIPEEGREVEEFSEDDDEDDSDDSEAEKQSQKQHKEESHSDGTSTASSQQQAPPQSVPPSQIQAPPMPGPPPLGPPPAPPLRPPGPPTGLPPGPPPGAPPFLRPPGMPGLRGPLPRLLPPGPPPGRPPGPPPGPPPGLPPGPPPRGPPPRLPPPAPPGIPPPRPGMMRPPLVPPLGPAPPGLFPPAPLPNPGVLSAPPNLIQRPKADDTSAATIEKKATATISAKPQITNPKAEITRFVPTALRVRRENKGATAAPQRKSEDDSAVPLAKAAPKSGPSVPVSVQTKDDVYEAFMKEMEGLL